In the Pongo abelii isolate AG06213 chromosome 9, NHGRI_mPonAbe1-v2.0_pri, whole genome shotgun sequence genome, AGGCTATTTTTTAAACCGCGGTATTATCCTAATTTAAAAGAAGATcggtttttaataattttttattttcataggatGAAGTTAGAGAAAATATTCAGCTGTACACACAAAGTCTGGTTTTTCCTGCTCAACTTCCCCCTGGAAGGTgtactttttgttgtttaatgTGTAGCTTGTTTGTGCCCTGTTGATATAAATGTTTCCTGGGTTTGCTCTTCGACAATAAATGGAGAAGGAAGGTCACCCAACTCCATTGGGCCACTCCCCTCCTTCCCCTATTGAAGCTCCTCAAAAGGCTACAGTAGTATCTTGATACAACAGATTCTCTTCTTTCCCGCCTCTCTCCTTTCCGGCGCAACTTCCAGAGTGGTGGGAGATGGCAATCTTTACATTTCCCTCATCTTTCTTACTTCAGAGTTAGCAAACAACAAGTTGAATGGCAACTTGACATTTTTCCATCACCATCTGCCTCATAGGccactctttcctttcctctgcccACCAAGTCCTCATATCTGCAGAGAACCCATTGATCACCTTGTGCCCTCTTTTGGGGCAGCCCGTTGAAACTGAAGCACAGTCTGACCACTCACGATAAAGCAGatttttctctgcctctgccacaAGGTTTCAGAGTAGTGTAGTCCAAGTAGAGGGTGGGGCACCCTTTTCTCGCCGCAAGAAGCCCATTCCTATGGAAGTCTAGCAAAGCAATACGACTCAGCCCAGCACTCTCTGCCCCAGGACTCATGGCTCTGCTGTGCCTTCCATCCTGGGCTCCCTTCTCTCCCGTGACCTTAAGAACTTTGTCTGGTGGCTTTGCTGGAACATTGTCACTGTTTTCACTGTCATGCAGGGAGCCCAGCACTGTGGCCAGGATGGCAGAGACTTCCTTGTCATCATGGAGAAGTGCCAGCAGGGGACTGGGGAAAGCACTCTACCCAGACCtcacctcccttcctccttttgcCCATGAACAAGATGCAGTGGCCCTAGGGGTTCCACTAGTGTCTGCTTTCCTTTATTATTGCACTGTGTGAGGTTTTTTTGTAAATCCTTgtattcctattttttttaaagaaaaaaaaaaacttaagctGCATTTGTTACTGAAATGATTAATGCACTGATGGGTCCTGAATTCACCTTGAGAAAGACCCAAAGGccagtcagggggtggggggaactCAGCTAAATGGACCTAGTTACTGCCCTGCTAGGCCATGCTGTACTGTGAGCCCCCTCCTCACTCTCTACCAACCCTAAACCCTGAGGACAGGGGAGGAACCCACAGCTTCCTTCTCCTGCCAGCTGCAGATGGTTTGCCTTGCCTTTCCACCCCCTAATTGTCAACCACAAAAATGAGAAATTCCTCTTCTAGCTCAGCCTTGAGTCCATTGCCAAATTTTCAGCACACCTGCCAGCAACTTGGGGGGATAAGCGAAGGTTTCCCTACAAGAGGGAAAGAAGGCAAAAACGGCACAGCTATCTCCAAACACATCTGAGTTCATTTCAAAAGTGACCAAGGGAATCTCCGCACAAAAGTGCAGATTGAGGAATTGTGGTGGGTCATTCCCAAGAATCCCCCAAGGGGCATCCCAAATCCCTAAGGAGTAACAGCTGCAAACCTGGTCAGTTCTCAGTGAGAGCCAGCTCACTTATAGCTTTGCTGCTAGAACCTGTTGTGGCTGCATTTCCTGGTGGCCAGTGACAACTGTGTAACCAGAATAGCTGCATGGCGCTGACCCTTTGGCCGGAACTTGGTCTCTTGGCTCCCTCCTTGGCCACCCACCACCTCTCGCACAGCCCCTCTGTTTTTACACCAATAACAAGAATTAAGGGGGAAGCCCTGGCAGCTATACGTTTTCAACCAGACTCCTTTGCCGGGACCCAGCCCGCCACCCTGCTCGCCTCCATCAAACCCCCGGCCAATGCAGTGAGCACCATGTAGCtcccttgatttaaaaaaaaaaaaaaaaggaaaaaaaaatacaacacacacaaaaataaaaaaaaatctaatgaatgTATCTTTCTAAAGGACTGACGTTCaatcaaatatctgaaaatacTAAAGGTCAAAACCTTGTCAGATGTTAACTTTTAAGTTcggtttgggattttttttttttttttaatagaaatcaagttgtttttgtttttaaggaaaagCGGGTCATTGCAAAGGGCTGGGTgtaattttatgtttcatttccttcattttaaagcAATACAAGGTTATTGAGCAGATGGTTTTGTGCCGAATCATGAATACTAGTCAAGTCACACACTCTGGAAACTtgcaactttttgtttgttttggttttcaaataaatataaatatgatatatataggaACTAATATAGTAATGCACCATGTAACAAAGCCTAGTTCAGTCCATGGCTTTTAATTCTCTTAACACTATAGATAAGGATCGTGTTACAGTTGCTAGTAGCGGCAGGAAGATGTCAGGCTCGCTTTCCTCTGATTCCCGAAATGGGGGGATCCTCTAACCACAAAGGGATGGTAGAACAGTCCATTCCTCGGATCAGAGAAAAATGCAGACATGGTGTCACCTGGATTTTTTTCTGCCCATGAATGTTGCCAGTCAGTACCTGTCCTCCTTGTTTCTCTATTTTTGGTTATGAATGTTGGGGTTACCACCTGCATTTAGGGGAAAATTGTGTTCTGTGCTTTCCTGGTATCTTGTTCCGAGGTACTCTAGTTCTGTCTTTCAACCAAGAAAATAGAATTGTGGTGTTTCTTTTATTGAACTTTTAACAGTCTCTTTAGTAAATACAGGTAGTTGAATAATTGTTTCAAGAGCTCAACAGATGACAAGCTTCTTTTCTAGAAATAAGACATTTTTTGACAACTTTATCATGTATAacagatctgtttttttttccttgtgttctTCCAAGCTTCTggttagagaaaaagagaaaaaaaaaaaaaaaggaaaatgtgtctAAAGTCCATCAGTGTTAACTCCCTGTGACAGGGATGAAGGAAAATACTTTAAtagttcaaaaaataataatgctgaaAGCTCTCTACGAAAGACTGAATGTAAAAGTAAAAAGTGTACATAGTTGTAAAAAAAAGGagtttttaaacatgtttattttctatgcacttttttttatttaagtgatAGTTTAATTAATAAACATGTCAAGTTTATTGCTGCACATGGTTAAGCTTCCTTTTGGCTTTGGTTGGAGAGGGTGGAGAAAAGCGGGAGGGGCATGGCCTGTGACCTGGTCACAAAGTACCTTCCGCAGTCCTTTAAGGTGGCATCACTACGTTATTCCCTGTAGCCCACCTTCAGGTCCGCTCCACACTGGCTCTCTCGactgtattttcttcctttattcatcAGTGATGTATGTTCAGGATCTAATTAATTGTGGATATGAGGCAGGGTCAAGAGGACAAAGGAACAGGGCCTTTACCTTCTACATAGCTCCCCTGTTTCATCCAAGGAGGTTAAGTATTGATTTTTATCAATTTTCTCCTCAACTGTGAATACAATAAACTGAAAGCATTTCAGGGAGAAGCTGGAGAGCACCTTCTCTTAGCTGCACTCCACCTTAAGGCTGAAGCTGGATTTGTTTACTGTTTCTCCTGGGGGCAGGGGCAGTTGAGAAATAACCAAATAGTCTGCCAAGCCAGGGTCAACCCTCCAGGCCACAGGTTGAGCAAATGCTACAGCCATGGACAGGGAGACACTCCTCATGAAGGGGTGGTCCTCATCCTTTCAGATCAACTTCCTGCTGGAGGCTCCACCCTCACCAcgtccctccctcttctctcatCTGGAGTCACCTTTCGGGATTTTGGAGTTGAGCACCATGGGGACTCCAAATGATCAGGCAGTGCTGCAGGCCATCTTCAACCCTGACACCCCATTTGGAGACATTGTTGGATCGGACCTCGGAGAGGAAGCAGAAAAGGAAGAACGAGAAGCAGGTGGGCATTTGATCTGGAGTGTAGTTCTGCACATAGGCTGGCCTGCTGGCCTCCCGAGGTAGCAGAGAGGGAGGTGGTTTTATAAGGCCTCTTGTTCCATGATTATGATTGAGACTGGAATCAGAGAGGTTGGCTGCTCCTTAGTGCACTGATGGGGGTTTGGTTTGGTAAGAGACATCCTGCCAAGAGGAGTAAGCTGGGGTTTGTCTCTCAATCCATCAGCTCTCATGCCTCTGAACTTACCACTTAATTGACTGTATGATCCAAGCTTAACTGCCAGGTGATGTTAAACTCTCACATTTTTGTCATAACAGAGAATACCACCACCAGAACAGAAGACTGAAATAAGGCAGGGCATGGTTGCTCAGTTGAGTGGTTCCAATATAGCAAGCACAACCAGTATTTGTTAAACACTGTCACAAGCCAAGCTCCAAACGAACGCTTCCGCAGTGAGTGCGTTCACTGGCTTTTCCATTAGTCCCTAATGAAGGAGTTTTTGATCCTTTGTTTCTAGAGGAGTAAAGCCTACACCTTACTAACTCAGGCCGAAACGCTGATGGATACGTCAGAAGTGATGTTCATGATCTGGGAATGTCATGGTGGCCTTTGCACAAGAGGCAGTGTAGTAGAGTAAAATGCAGACGGGCCAGaatgacctgggttcaaatccaagcTCTGCAATGTATGGCCTGCTGAGGCCATACACAAAGAACTTGAGCAAGTTCTTTAACAGATTGAGGAGTTTGGGCTTCATTCTCTTGGCAATGGGGAACCAACCAAGGCCCCTTCCCAGGTCTCTTGAACTCAGGCAATGCTAGCTCCCAGCCTTAGTGACCTCATCTCCCCCTACCCCAAACACTGCAGCTGACCCCTGCTGTGACCCATACCCAGTCAGCTCTGGCTCAGATCTCAGAATTCCAAAGCCTGAGGTGGCTTTTTCTTCTTGTTACCAACTGCACACCTGGCTCCTCCTGGCTCCTTCCCTGGCCCAGATGAAGTTTTCCCTCAAGCACAGCTGGAACAGTCCAAGGCCCTGGAGCTGCAGGGGGTGATGGCAGCAGAGGTTGGGGACCTCAGCACAGCCCTGGAGAGGTTTGGCCAAGCCATCTGCCTGCTGCCTGAGAGGGCTTCAGCGTACAACAACCGTGCCCAGGCCCGGCGACTCCAGGGAGACGTGGCAGGTAAGGGGAGATGCCCTGTATCCTCTGCAAAAGGGCCCACGGGAGGGCACAGACCAGATCTGAAGTGGCTGTGGGGCTGGGGTGGCCTTGCTAAACCCCTGTGGAACCTGTCTTCTTACCTATAAGGTAGGCGTGGTATCAGGGGCCCTGCTAATATCATGGGGCTAATGTGAAATTCAGAAGAGACTGCATTCCATTGATTAAGGAATAGTTAATCAGAGCCTACTATGTGGCAGCAGGCTGGTGCTGAGGACGCTGAGATAAAAGGTGTATGGATCGCCAGCATTTATATAGCAGtcactatgtaccaggcattaaTCACTTTACACATAAACTAGTAAatcaatcctcacaacaaccctaaaaAGTATGTACTATTGTTATCCCcagtttatagatgaagaaactgaagcatggAGAGGCTAAGTAATTTGCCCACTATCATACAGTCAggcagcagcagagctgggatgtCAACCAGGTGGGAGGGCTCGAGTGTGTGCTCTTAATCCCCACATGACACTGCTCCTCGAAAAGCTCCCAGTCCAGGAGGCAGAACAGACATAATTCTGAGACCAGCAAAACAAGTTTGAGAGGGGTCAGCGTGGGACCTGTTCCTGAAGGGTGagttttgaaggatgagtaggagttagtTGGTAAGTGGAGAAGGTAGTCTGTAGAGGTCCAAAACGCCTGCTGCATTCAGGTTATTCTAATTAAGTGAAGACAATGGGGCCATGCTGGGGACCAAAGATGAGGCTAATGTGAAGGTATAAACCACGGAAACCTAGTACTACTTGACAgttagtgagaggtgacagcgtgctggcagccctcacagccttAGGAGCAATGGTGACACAGGTGCTCCCAGAACCAGCAATGCCAGACTAGGGAGTTTTGAGTCCACTCCAGGAACAATGGGAACCTCCCAGGAGCCCCTTATCCAGGCTTATCTGCCCCAGATCACTGGAGACAGCCTGCAGACCAAAACCCCAGAGAGATGCAGTGGTGATTCCAACCGGAGATTCCTCCAGACCAGCTCCTCTGAGGGAAACCAAGGGGTACTGCAATCTGAGCGCTTCTCCGGAGGCTCAGGCTCTTTAGGAGACTAGAGAACATGAGTGAATCGAAGCAGAGCCCGAAAGAAGCCAGCCTCGTGGACTTTAAGAAGGTGGCTGGCTGCCTGAAGTTCTGAGTTCAGAGTTCTGAGGCCCAACCCAAGTATTttatgagaataataaaaataaaaacggtGCAGGCCAGCTCTGGCTCCGGGACCAAGGAAATTAGATACATGGCGATAACCAAAGAATGATGAAAGGCAATCAGTCTCGGATACAGGGGAGAGAGAAGGTGTTctaaagaaagcaatggaaaagagaaaagggcCCTCAAAAGGAAAACAATGAGAAACTGTCTTGATTGTACTTGTAAGAAATGATTGTgcagttaatattatttttttgaacCCTGACATTCAgtcacctggcacatagtggatGCTTAATAACAGGTGTGGAATAAATTGGCTGCTACTTGCCCGGGCAGTGGGCCAGACTCATAAACATAGTGACCATTCAGAATCCTGCAACGTTCATGTTTTCGTGTATTAGCGGTGGAAAATAATAGGAAGAAGGCGAGACCTGGACTTCAGTCCCAGCTCTACCACTAAGTGGCTTGGCTGTAGAGCCCCGGGCAAATCCTCTTAACTCTTCCACAGTCTTCATCTGTGTAATGGGAATAACGATCCGTACCTCTAGCAGGTGCGAGGCGGGTTGTAAACGGCCACGCCCGGGAGCCGCAAGGACCACGGTGATCCACGCGGCCGCAGGTGGGCTGGGGATCGGGCAAGGCTGCCCCGGCCTCCGCTGACCCCCGCCCCGCCCGTCTCGTCGGTCCCGCAGGCGCCCTGGAGGATCTGGAACGCGCGGTGGAGCTGAGCGGCGGCCGGGGCCGCGCCGCCCGCCAGAGCTTTGTGCAGCGCGGACTCCTGGCGCGGCTGCAGGGCCGAGACGACGACGCCCGCAGGGACTTCGAGAGGGCGGCACGGCTGGGCAGCCCCTTCGCGCGGCGCCAGCTGGTGCTGCTCAACCCCTACGCCGCGCTGTGCAACCGCATGCTGGCCGACATGATGGGGCAGCTGCGCCGCCCCCGCGACAGCCGCTGAGCGCCGCGGACCCGGGACGGGGCCCTGAACCAATAAAGCCGTCGGGCCTCACCGACTCTGCCTGCTCCTGCGTCCTGCCCGCGCCCGGAGAGAAGGGCACTCGGGGGTACTCTGCGCGGGGGGACTCTCGGCGCGGGCTAGGGACCAGCCAGTGGGTGGTGAGCCGCGGCAGCCCACCTGCCGGGTAAGGGCCCGTGGGGCCCGTGGTCGGGCATCGATTGGCCCCGCCTGGCGCAGTCCCCGCCCCTGCAGCGGACTGCGGTGCTCATCAGACCTGAGCAGTTGCTCCGGCGGCGCTCGGGGAGGGAGCCAGGTGAGCCGCACTGGTGGCAGGGGAAGGGGGCGGGATGCTCGGCGACCCCACCCTCCGACCCTCTCCTCTTCCGCCGACATCCACCCGAGCCACCAACATCAGGAAAGGGGGCGTAGGGCGAGGGATGGGAGAGGGAACAGGGCAGGAGAGAGGATGGGATTAGGAGAAAGACGATCCCTTTGGGGGAGGGGCGCGTGgagtatgagtgtgtgtgagtgtgcgtgtgtgcaaGGTGTGGTTGCACGGATGCTCGTTGCTTCTGCGTATCTGCGGGTGTGTGCCTGTTTGTACTGTAGCCTGGAGTCAGTGCTCGGTTCTGCGCCTGCAGGATGCCCATGTGTCTGCTGGGTGGTTCTGTGCCTTTGGGCTTTGCCGTTCGTGTCCGTGCCTTCGCCACTGGGGGCTGGTCTACATTTGCGTTTCCGTACATGGTCCTTTTTGTTTCTGGAGAGTAAATTCCTGGAGCAATTGCTAAGCCTGCCTGCTGTCACCTGGCTGACAGGGAGGCCCGCCCCCTTCTCTCAGCAGCCTGGGGCCCAGGCCCGGGCCACCATGGCGCTGCCTTCGGGCCCAGCCGCCCTCCGGCACACACTGCTGCTCCTGCCAGCCCTTCTGAGCTCAGGTACACCCCTGTTCAGTCGTTGACCAAGTCCTTCTGGGGTCCAAAGTCCCCTCTCTCCCCTGTCTGCACTTCTGTTTGGGTACCCACTCCAGGCCCCAAGCCCTGGAGTCCCTGTTCCCTTCACCCACCTACCCTAGGTCCAACCAGCCAGTCCCTGGTAAGAGGACTCAGGCGCCCTTTCCCTTGGTCTGCTGCTCCTCTCACTGGGCCAATTCCGGTCACAGCACAGTACCAGCCCTGCCTGAGCCCTTCCCAGAGCCCCCCTGCTGTGTTCCAGGTTGTGGGGAGTTGGAGCCACAAATAGATGGTCAGACCTGGGCTGAGCGGGCACTTCGGGAGAATGAACGCCACGCCTTCACCTGCCGGGTGGCAGGGGGGCCTGGCACCCCCAGATTGGCCTGGTATCTGGATGGACAGCTGCAGGAGGCCAACACCTCAAGACTGCTGAGCGTGGGAGGGGAGGCCTTCTCTGGAGGCACCAGCACCTTCACAGTCACAGCCCATCGGGCTCAGCATGAGCTCAACTGCTCCCTGCAGGACCCCAGCAGTGGCCGATCAGCCAACGCCTCTGTCATCCTCAATGTGCAATGTGAGTGGCCCTGAGGTGGGCAGGGAGAGAGGTTCTCTGCCCAGGGACCCCCAGCACCCACCAGGCAGGTGGTCCGCAGGACATTTAGCAGACACTGCAGCACTTTGCAAATATGAACTCATTTTATCCTCTGAGTAATCCCATGAGGTCATTACTATTGTTGtcaccattttacaaataagaaaactgaggcagaaagaggTAAGCAATCTGCCCAGGGCGATGATCCCACTGGTAagaagcagagccaggattcacaTCTGGGCATTTGGCTCTAGTATTTACACTCATAATCACTGTGAAATGCTGCCTCTCTGGCAGACCAGCCATCCTGTTCCTCAGCATCCCCTCTGAGGAGAGGCCCAGGTCCCTGGCTCCCATCTGGGTTTGGGAAGAAAGGGCTAGAAGTATGAGGGGCTGTGGTGAGAGCATATTGGCCTCTGCTTTGCACCAGTCAAGCCAGAGATTGCCCAAGTCGGTGCCAAGTACCAGGAAGCTCAGGGCCCAGGCCTCCTGGTTGTCCTGTTTGCCCTGGTGCGTGCCAACCCGCCTGCCAATGTCACCTGGATCGACCAGGATGGGCCAGTGACTGTCAACACCTCTGACTTCCTGGTGCTGGATGCGCAGAACTACCCCTGGCTCACCAACCATACGGTGCAGCTGCAGCTCCGCAGCCTGGCACACAATCTCTCGGTGGTGGCCACCAATGACGTGGGTGTCACCAGTGCCTCGCTTCCAGCCCCAGGTGAGCATGGCCAGCAAGTGGCCCAGCAAAGCCTCAGATGGGCTCAGGGGTCCTGTCCCCATACAGAAATGGGAATACTTGTTGCCCTGTGGTTGGGTCTTGTGGATGAACTGTCCCCAGCCACCCTGGGCAAGGAGGGCAGAGTAGTACCTATGGCATGTTGGGGCTGGGGCACTACCCACTTGGGACCTGACACAGAGGACATCCTCCAGGGCTTCTGGCTACCCGGGTGGAAGTGCCACTGCTGGGCATTGTTGTGGCTGCTGGgcttgccctgggcaccctcGTGGGGTTCAGCACCTTGGTGGCCTGCCTGGTctgcagaaaagagaagaaaaccaaaGGTAGGCCAGGGACACTGGGGGCAGTGTGGATGAGGTCAGGCTGAGCAGCAGCCAGGACAGCAAGTGCAGCTGGGCAGAACCAGTCATCTCTGACGGTGGCAGAGCACTTCCAGGGGGTGGCCATGGGTAGGGTGCCATGCATCCCAGGTAGCAGGGTCAAGCACTGGGAACCCAGTCTCTGGCcccagggccaggcctgggcATTTGAGAGACCCCTTGCCTGAGGGTCCTGGGTCTGAAAGGGTAGGAGGAGAGCCCAGCGTGGGAGGGCACATTGAGAATTAGGGACATGGTTTCTTTTTCCGCAGGCCCCTCCCGGCGCCCATCTCTGATATCAAGGTAACTCTTCCTTGGGCTAGGTGGACAAGCCTAACTGAAATGCAGGATGGGGACAGGAGGGAGCCTGGGGTTTCTGGTAGAGGCAGCCGTGAGTGCCTGTGCCAGGACGCATATCCATCCCGAACTTTGTCCTCCCTGTAGTGACTCCAACAACCTAAAACTCAACAACGTGCGCCTGCCACGGGAGAACATGTCCCTACCGTCCAACCTTCAGCTCAATGACCTCACTCCAGATTCCAGAGGTATATCTAGGGCCCCGCTCTTTGCCCCTGCTTAATCTCCAGAAGTGCTTCTGAGAAAAAAGAACTTGGTGCTTGGGAGGAGTGAGGCCCCATCAGGCACACTCCTCGTCCTGAACACTGCCCTCTGTCAACCAGCAGTGAAACCAGCAGACCGGCAGATGGCTCAGAACAACAGCCGGCCAGAGCTTCTGGACCCAGAGCCCGGCGGCCTCCTCACCAGCCGAGGTACTGGGGAAGGGGCCTGCCaccctcctcctctgccccccAGCCCTGTGCTTATGCCAGAGGCCTCCAagtgcccaggaggcagagagggcTCTCCCAAATTCCAAGTAACAAGCGTTACTGAGTCCCCGCGGGCTTCTTTGATCCCACAGGTTTCATCCGCCTCCCAATGCTGGGCTATATCTATCGAGTGTCCAGCGTGAGCAGTGATGAGATCTGGCTCTGAGCTGAGGGCGAGACAGGAGTATTCTCTTGGCCTCTGGACACCCTCCCATTCCTCCAAGGCATCCTCTGCCTAGCTACATCACCAACGCGAAGAAGTTATGCCACTGCCAGTTTTGCTTGCCCTCCTGGCTGGGGTGCCCTCTATGTCATGCACATGATGCATTTCACTGGGCTGTAACCCGCAGGGGCACAGGTATCTTTGGCAAGGCTACCAGTTGGACCTAAGCCCCTCATGCTGACTCAGGGTGGGCCCTGCATGCGATGACTAGGCCCTTCCAGAGGGAGCTCTTTGGCCAGGGGTGTTCAGATGTCATCCAGCATCCAAGTGTGGCATGGCCTGCTGTATGCCCCACCCCAGTACTCCACAGCACCTTGTACAGTAGGCATGGGGGCGTGCCTGTGTGGGGGACAGGGAGGGCCCTGCATGGATTTTCCTCCTTCCTATGCTATGTAGCCTTGTTCCCTCAGGTAAAATTTAGGACCCTGCTAGCTGTGTAGAACCAAATTGCCCTTTGCACAGGAACCAACCCCTGACCCAGGGGTACTGGCCAAGCACAAACTAGTCCTTTTTGCTACACACCTCTCTGCCCTTCACTTCTTCTCTTCTGTCCCCACCTCCTCTTGGGAATTCTAGGTTACATGTTGGACCTTCTCTACTACTTCACTGGGCACTAGACTTTTCTATTGGCCTGTGCCATCACCCAGTATTAGCACAAGtcagggaggaagaggcaggcgATGAGTGTAGTAGCACCCAGGACGGCTTGTAGCTATGCATCATTTTCCTACGGTGTTAGCACTTTAAGCACATCCCCTAGGGGAGGGGGTGAGTGAGGGGCCCAGAGCCCTCTTTGTGGCCTCCCCAAGTTTGGCCTTCTGTGATTCACTGTGAGTGTCCTGAGCTCTCGGGGTTGATGGTTTTCCTCTCAGCATGTCTCCTCCACCACGGGACCCCAGCCCTGACCAACCCATGGTTGCTTCATGAGCAGGAAGGTGCCCTTCCCGGAGGATGGTCACCACAGGCACATAATTCAACAGTGTGGAAGCTTTAGGGGGACATGGAGAAAGGAGGAGACCACATACCCCAAAACAACCTAAGAACGCTTTAAAAAGCAACATGTAAATGATTGGAAATTAATATAGTACAGAATATATTTTTCCCTTGTTGAGATCTTTTGTAATGTTTTTCATGTTACTGCCTAGGACAGTGCTGAGCACACAGTAAGTTTAATAAACTTGACTGAGTTAATTTACATATCTCTGCTTCATTTCTTCTattaatatgtttttgtttttgttttattttgtttcgtttgagatggagtctcactctgtcacccaggctgcagtgcagtggcgtgatctcggctcactgcaacctctgcctcccagattcaaacgattcccctgcctcagcctcccaagtagctgggactatagaccccttacaccacgcccatctaatttttatatttttagtggagatggggtttcaccatgttggccagactggtctcgaactcctgacctcaagtgatctgcccacctcagcctcccaaagtgctgggagtacaggtatgagccaccacacccagccttcttctaatatgctttcttttttctttttttgagacagagttttgctcatgttgcctaggctggagtgcagtggtgcgatctcggctcaccacaacctccacctcctgggttcaagtgattctcctgcctaagccttccaagtagctgggattacaggcatgcgccaccatgcccagctaattttgtatttttagtagagatggggtttctccgtgttggtcaggctggacttgaactcccgacctcaggtgatccacccgcctcagcctcccaaagtgctgggattacaggcataagccacactgcgcccggcctaatatgttttttaaatgaagttttccAGTCTCACAGTGGAAAAAATATAGCAAGCACCTGTATACCCACCACTCAACTCTGACATTACCAAATGtgcttcagaaaaataaataatatttctttaattatacTGTTCCCAATGGCCAGATTGGCATTTTCTATTTCAGGGGCTCTTGGCTATAACTAGCATCTGATTGTCACTTGGTCCTCACTCAGCCGCTTCTTCCCATCTCAGGACTGGGCTAAAGAATGCTGAGCCCCTTTGTCCTGCCCTTGGGAACAGAAGGCTCAGACTgggatgtgattttttttggtaCAAAGTTACGAGGTTCATtgaaattttgttacatatatatgtatgtgtgtatacagagCGCGCGAGagagcacgtgtgtgtgtgtcttgctctattactcaggctggagtgcagtggtgcaatcatagctcactgcagccttgaactcctgtgttcaagggatcctcccacctcagcctcatgagtagttggaactgcaggtgtgtgccattgtgctcagctaattaaaaacatttggagggggcaggcatggtggctcacgcctgtaatcctagcactttgggaggccgaggcaggtggattgcctgagttcagaagttcgagaccagcctgggcaacatggtgaaaccccatctctactaaaataaaaaaaattagccgagcatggtggcatgcgcctgtggtcccagctactcgggagactgaggcagaattgctggaacccaggaggcagagattgcggtgagccgagatcacgccaatgcactccagcctgggtgacagagcaagtctccatccaaaaaaaaaaaatttgtagagacagggtctgactctattgcccaggctggtgtgacaTGTGTATAATGTGTAGTAATCAGGTTAGGATATTCAAGGTGTCCATTACCCAAGTACAATACAGTTTTGT is a window encoding:
- the TMEM25 gene encoding transmembrane protein 25 isoform X14 encodes the protein MGLGERRSLWGRGAWSMSVCECACVQGVVARMLVASAYLRVCACLYCSLESVLGSAPAGCPCVCWVVLCLWALPFVSVPSPLGAGLHLRFRTWSFLFLESKFLEQLLSLPAVTWLTGRPAPFSQQPGAQARATMALPSGPAALRHTLLLLPALLSSGCGELEPQIDGQTWAERALRENERHAFTCRVAGGPGTPRLAWYLDGQLQEANTSRLLSVGGEAFSGGTSTFTVTAHRAQHELNCSLQDPSSGRSANASVILNVQWLLATRVEVPLLGIVVAAGLALGTLVGFSTLVACLVCRKEKKTKGPSRRPSLISSDSNNLKLNNVRLPRENMSLPSNLQLNDLTPDSRVKPADRQMAQNNSRPELLDPEPGGLLTSRGFIRLPMLGYIYRVSSVSSDEIWL
- the TMEM25 gene encoding transmembrane protein 25 isoform X2: MGLGERRSLWGRGAWSMSVCECACVQGVVARMLVASAYLRVCACLYCSLESVLGSAPAGCPCVCWVVLCLWALPFVSVPSPLGAGLHLRFRTWSFLFLESKFLEQLLSLPAVTWLTGRPAPFSQQPGAQARATMALPSGPAALRHTLLLLPALLSSGCGELEPQIDGQTWAERALRENERHAFTCRVAGGPGTPRLAWYLDGQLQEANTSRLLSVGGEAFSGGTSTFTVTAHRAQHELNCSLQDPSSGRSANASVILNVQFKPEIAQVGAKYQEAQGPGLLVVLFALVRANPPANVTWIDQDGPVTVNTSDFLVLDAQNYPWLTNHTVQLQLRSLAHNLSVVATNDVGVTSASLPAPGLLATRVEVPLLGIVVAAGLALGTLVGFSTLVACLVCRKEKKTKGPSRRPSLISSDSNNLKLNNVRLPRENMSLPSNLQLNDLTPDSRVKPADRQMAQNNSRPELLDPEPGGLLTSRGRGNQDKDTQQREDHAKTQTEDGQEETPQKKSILVGRGGFTPVIPALWEVEVGRSPEPRSSRPAWATW
- the TMEM25 gene encoding transmembrane protein 25 isoform X22, whose amino-acid sequence is MGLGERRSLWGRGAWSMSVCECACVQGVVARMLVASAYLRVCACLYCSLESVLGSAPAGCPCVCWVVLCLWALPFVSVPSPLGAGLHLRFRTWSFLFLESKFLEQLLSLPAVTWLTGRPAPFSQQPGAQARATMALPSGPAALRHTLLLLPALLSSGCGELEPQIDGQTWAERALRENERHAFTCRVAGGPGTPRLAWYLDGQLQEANTSRLLSVGGEAFSGGTSTFTVTAHRAQHELNCSLQDPSSGRSANASVILNVQFKPEIAQVGAKYQEAQGPGLLVVLFALVRANPPANVTWIDQDGPVTVNTSDFLVLDAQNYPWLTNHTVQLQLRSLAHNLSVVATNDVGVTSASLPAPGLLATRVEVPLLGIVVAAGLALGTLVGFSTLVACLVCRKEKKTKGPSRRPSLISSDSNNLKLNNVRLPRENMSLPSNLQLNDLTPDSRVKPADRQMAQNNSRPELLDPEPGGLLTSRACLLHHGTPALTNPWLLHEQEGALPGGWSPQAHNSTVWKL
- the TMEM25 gene encoding transmembrane protein 25 isoform X7, which translates into the protein MGLGERRSLWGRGAWSMSVCECACVQGVVARMLVASAYLRVCACLYCSLESVLGSAPAGCPCVCWVVLCLWALPFVSVPSPLGAGLHLRFRTWSFLFLESKFLEQLLSLPAVTWLTGRPAPFSQQPGAQARATMALPSGPAALRHTLLLLPALLSSGCGELEPQIDGQTWAERALRENERHAFTCRVAGGPGTPRLAWYLDGQLQEANTSRLLSVGGEAFSGGTSTFTVTAHRAQHELNCSLQDPSSGRSANASVILNVQFKPEIAQVGAKYQEAQGPGLLVVLFALVRANPPANVTWIDQDGPVTVNTSDFLVLDAQNYPWLTNHTVQLQLRSLAHNLSVVATNDVGVTSASLPAPGPSRRPSLISSDSNNLKLNNVRLPRENMSLPSNLQLNDLTPDSRAVKPADRQMAQNNSRPELLDPEPGGLLTSRGFIRLPMLGYIYRVSSVSSDEIWL